In the Acidobacteriota bacterium genome, TCGAGTCCCGAGGCCGTCGCGGCCGATTCGTTCGGGTCGATCCCGTCGATTGACGGCAAGTCGCGCCTCGATTTGCGCGGCGTAGGCATCCCCTTCCATGTTCGTCGATGAAGTCACGGTCACCCTTCGGGGCGGCGACGGCGGAAACGGCTGCTGTTCGTTCCGGCGGGAAAAATACGTCGAGCATGGTGGCCCCAACGGTGGCGACGGCGGAAGCGGCGGTTCGATCTGGCTGGAAGCCGATCTCGATACTTCCACACTCCTGGCCTACCGCTTCAAACGAGAGCACCGGGCGGAACGCGGTCAGCACGGACAGGGGTCCGACAAGACCGGACGTTCCGCACACGACCTGATCCTCAAGGTGCCGGTGGGAACCCAGGTTCTCGATGTCGACGGCGTTCAGTCTCTCGCCGATCTGACCGAACCGGGGCAGCGATTCTGCGCCGCGCGCGGTGGCGACGGCGGCCGTGGGAATGCGAAGTTCAAGACGGCGACCCATCGCGCGCCGACACGTTGGGAGCCCGGCTTCCCGGGTCTCGAGTCGACGTTTCGATTGGAACTGAAACTGCTGGCCGACGTGGGCCTCATCGGATTCCCCAACGCCGGCAAGTCCACGCTGATCTCGCGAATCTCGGCTGCACGACCGAAGATCGCCGACTACCCATTCACGACATTGGAACCGAATCTTGGCGTAGTCGATCGTGGGGGGTACCGGTCGTTCGTCGTGGCGGACATCCCGGGACTGATCGAAGGCGCCCACACCGGCGCGGGACTGGGCATCCGATTTCTGCGTCACGTCGAACGCTGCCGTCTCCTTCTACATCTGGTAGACGGCACCGGCTACGAGCGAGATCCCATCGACGGCATCGTCGCCATCCGTGACGAACTGCGACACTACTCGGCGGAGTTGGCAAAGAAACCCGAGATGATCGTGCTGACCAAGACCGACTCGCTGGCCGACGGAGAGACCCAGCAGCGGGTCGAGGCGTGGGCGACGGAGCACGGCTTACCGTTCCTGGCGGTGTCGTCGGTTCGTGGTGACGGACTCGATCAACTGAAACACCGTGTCGGTGAGCGACTCGACGAGCTGCGTGCCGCGGATCCCACGGTATGAAGCCGGTCGTCGGCATCTTCGGTGGCTGTTTCGACCCTCCGCATCACGGGCATCTCGGGTTGGCATCGCGAATGCGTGAGCGCCTTGGGCTATCCCGGGTGGTGTTCATGCTCGCCGCCCGCCCACCGCACAAGCCGTTCGCGGACCTGACGCCAGTGGACCATCGTCTGGCGATGTTGACTTCGGCGCTGGGCGACATCGATGGCCTCGAGGTTGGAACCCTGGAACTCGAACACGACGGTGTCGGTTTCACGATCGAGACGATGCGCCACGCACGAGCCGCGTACCCCGACGAGAATCCCGTGTTTCTGGCGGGCTTCGATTCCCTGATCGACCTGCCCCGCTGGAGGGAGTGGGAGTCGCTGATCGATGAATTCGACATCGTCGTCGCCGAACGGCAAGGCATCCCAGCGACGGTGGATGGGCTGCCCGAGATGTTGCGTCGGCGGGTCCATCG is a window encoding:
- the obgE gene encoding GTPase ObgE, with the translated sequence MFVDEVTVTLRGGDGGNGCCSFRREKYVEHGGPNGGDGGSGGSIWLEADLDTSTLLAYRFKREHRAERGQHGQGSDKTGRSAHDLILKVPVGTQVLDVDGVQSLADLTEPGQRFCAARGGDGGRGNAKFKTATHRAPTRWEPGFPGLESTFRLELKLLADVGLIGFPNAGKSTLISRISAARPKIADYPFTTLEPNLGVVDRGGYRSFVVADIPGLIEGAHTGAGLGIRFLRHVERCRLLLHLVDGTGYERDPIDGIVAIRDELRHYSAELAKKPEMIVLTKTDSLADGETQQRVEAWATEHGLPFLAVSSVRGDGLDQLKHRVGERLDELRAADPTV